catacattTGAATTTGGTCAAGCGAGTTCATCAAGACTCTCGTTCTATACCCATGATGAAATAGCATGTCGATTTCTTCGTACATACTTTCCCTACCGTTTTGCGaaagaaaacagaaaagaCTTGGTTTATTTTTATTCTGCGTATCTATCATGTTGCATATATCTGTTGGATGTTGTTTATTTACTTGCATATACATTTTCTAGACAGGTTGAATACTTCCGTTCCATTCTATTGCTCGCCCTGATATCTGTACCCATTCTTTAAGTCGACTTTGAGTGAATGAACCCCAAGAATTCCATGGCCTAATGGAACTGCTAGACTGAAAAGGAAAAGTGGGACGTACCAGAAGCTTGTAAATGTAACTACTTGTCAAGATTAGTAGACATCGGTGATACATGGATTATGTTAGAATGGCAAAACCTACTCCGCAATTCACAAACCCGTGCTCTCAGAATGGCATTAGGGTTTCTGATGTTGCAGTGATTATGGTTTGTTGATCCATGGTCAGAACTATCCCAAGTACTCCAAAACCGTTATAATTCATGATTTGCCACATACAATTAGTGGAACCATATTCGCCTCGTCAAATGTGGCCGTCGGTCTACGGGAAGTTGGTCTGATCAACAAACTTCTGGATCAACTTCTATGGGGAACTTTGCGTTCTTCGACGCATAACATAAAAGGGACGTGCCCTTCAATCGACTTACCTCCTTCGAGCTCATGAATCATAATACCGAATCACCGATTCGTACCTATCCTTCAAATAGTCGATTTCCTTGATCGCTGCCCTCTCAGCGTCTTAAAAAATCAACTCCTACGATGCCTTCAAGATGGCAGTCACGGCCGAGTGACCCCGATGGACTCGTTGTAGAAGCATGGGGTCAGGGGTTGATGGTTGGTTCTTTACTGATCATGGCGGTAGTGACATTGGTAAACATGAAGAAACATGTTCTTCTTCACAAGCTGATTCTTGCAGAGGTAAATAATGCTGCGGCGGGTGTATTTCTAGTATCTTGTTTATTGAAGATCCCGTTTGCTAATGGATGAACATGGACTGATTTGCTTTACCAGTTACTCGCAGCAATGCCTCATGGAACGTTTATATTTCCACACTCTCCTGCGTATGAATGGTATCTTTCCATAACAGTCATCGGCTTGATAGTTTCCTGGAATCTGCACAACGTGATCGCATGGATGAAACACAAACCGTTCCTGTCACGGAAGGTGTCCCTATGCTATATATCCACTATTATCCTGGTGCAACCTTACTGGATAGTAGAAATATACGCCAACTTCGCCTTCTTCAGAAACAAAAATACCATCTACAGGACCACCAGGCCTATGGAGCCACTGTTCCGGTAAAGTGTTTCCTGTCCATCTTCATAACTCATAGTTACGAGTAGTAACCAACACCAACAGTGATCCCTGGTGGATTTTCACCACAGTGTCCATTTTCTACATCATAAAACGCGAATACTCCTTCAAGATCATCGAGCTTGTTACAGTATCGCCCCGTTTCGGAATAATGCTTGCCTCCATGTGCCTTTCCATTATATTCATGGTCATTGACACGTGCAGTGTGCTGGACGCCTTTGACACAGCCCATCTAGCCACGGGTATCCAGCCATTCTGGAAACTGTCATTCATCTTCAAATGTCTCTGTGACACAGTCATCTTGGATGATTTCAAGACGGCGTTGGATCATATCCGCTCTTATCACTTCAGCAGGTCGATACTGGCGCGTGAAGAGTCATTTTGGAGACATAGCGATCAACAGCAGGTCGATGTTGAGAACGGGGTTTGCCTGAGTCCCAGGAGGAGCAGGACTGCGAAGCGCGATGACCAGCTGCCAAGGGTTGCTATGAGGGAAGATATTGGTGTCTAGAGATATTTTC
This Aspergillus chevalieri M1 DNA, chromosome 3, nearly complete sequence DNA region includes the following protein-coding sequences:
- a CDS encoding uncharacterized protein (COG:S;~EggNog:ENOG410PGXJ;~SECRETED:SignalP(1-18)), giving the protein MCLSIIFMVIDTCSVLDAFDTAHLATGIQPFWKLSFIFKCLCDTVILDDFKTALDHIRSYHFSRSILAREESFWRHSDQQQVDVENGVCLSPRRSRTAKRDDQLPRVAMREDIGV